The following are from one region of the Heterodontus francisci isolate sHetFra1 chromosome 34, sHetFra1.hap1, whole genome shotgun sequence genome:
- the LOC137348830 gene encoding zinc finger protein ZFP2-like, with protein MEAKSVEKPYTCSVCGRGFSRSSGLSTHKCSNTGEKLWKCGDREKELNYTSELETHRHSQTEERSFICSEYGKGFIQSSSLLTHLGVHTGETPITCTECGKGFTQLSNLLAHQRVHTGERLFTFSECGKRFTQSWKLLKHQRIHTGERPVTCSDCGKAFTYSSTLLIHQRVHTGERPFNCSECGKGFTTSSKLMKHQRFHTGERPFTCSECGKGFANSSARLTHQRVHTGERPFTCSASGKRFTQSSHLVTHQFIHIAERSFICSVCRKGFTQPSYLLSHQRIHR; from the coding sequence atggaagcaaaaagtgtggagaaaccgtacacgtgttctgtgtgtggacgaggcttcagccgatcatctggcctgtcgacACACAAGTGTAGTAACACTGGGGAgaagctgtggaaatgtggggaccgtgagaaagaattaaattacacgtctgagttggaaactcatcgacacagtcaaACGGAGGAGAGGTCGTTTATCTGCTCTGAgtatgggaagggattcattcagtcatcctCCCTACTGACACACTtaggagttcacactggggagacgccgatcacctgcactgagtgtgggaaaggattcactcagttatcaaacctgctggcacaccagcgagttcacactggggagaggctgttcaccttctctgagtgtgggaagagattcactcagtcatggaaactgctgaaacaccaacgcattcacactggggagaggccagtcacctgctctgattgtgggaagGCTTTTActtattcatccaccctgctgatacaccagcgagttcacactggggagaggccattcaactgctccgagtgtgggaagggattcactacttcatccaagcTGATGAAACACCAGCGTTTTCACACTGGTGAAAGGCCATTCacttgctctgagtgtgggaagggatttgctaattCATCCGCTCGTCTGAcgcaccaacgagttcacactggggagcggccattcacctgctccgcatctgggaagagatttactcagtcatcccacctggtgaCACACCAGTTCATTCACATTGCGGAGAGGTcattcatctgctccgtgtgtcggaagggattcactcagccatCCTATCTGCTGAGCCACCAGCGAATTCACAGATAA